The [Flavobacterium] thermophilum genome has a segment encoding these proteins:
- the rocD gene encoding Ornithine aminotransferase, which produces MMATKSEQLIEQTERYGARNYHPLPIVISEAEGVWVKDPEGNRYMDMLSAYSAVNQGHRHPKIVEALKRQADRVTLTSRAFHNDQLGPWYEKVCRLTKKEMVLPMNTGAEAVETALKAARRWAYDVKGVPDNQAEIIVCEGNFHGRTLAAVSLSSEPAYKRGFGPLLPGVKIIPYGDIEALKAAMTPNTAAFLVEPIQGEAGIRIPPQGFLKAAYDVCKEHNVLFIADEIQTGLGRTGKLFACDWENVVPDMYILGKALGGGVFPISCVVANRDILSVFEPGSHGSTFGGNPLACAVSIAALEVIEEERLAERSLELGEYFLAKLKQIENKDIKEIRGRGLFIGVELHVPARPYCEALKEQGLLCKETHETVIRFAPPLIITKEELDWALERIEKVLSQPAASQKQ; this is translated from the coding sequence ATGATGGCTACGAAGTCCGAACAGCTCATTGAACAGACGGAGCGATACGGAGCGCGAAATTATCATCCATTGCCGATTGTCATTTCCGAAGCGGAAGGGGTATGGGTGAAAGACCCGGAAGGCAACCGCTATATGGACATGTTAAGCGCCTATTCGGCCGTCAACCAAGGACATCGTCATCCGAAAATTGTGGAGGCGTTGAAGCGGCAAGCTGACCGCGTCACGCTCACATCGCGCGCCTTCCATAACGACCAGCTCGGCCCATGGTACGAAAAAGTGTGCCGGCTGACGAAAAAAGAGATGGTGCTGCCGATGAACACCGGCGCCGAGGCGGTAGAAACGGCGCTCAAGGCGGCGCGCCGCTGGGCGTATGACGTGAAAGGCGTCCCTGACAATCAGGCGGAAATCATCGTTTGTGAAGGCAATTTCCATGGCCGGACGCTCGCCGCGGTGTCGTTGTCGTCCGAACCGGCTTATAAACGCGGTTTTGGTCCGCTTTTGCCCGGGGTGAAAATCATCCCGTACGGGGATATCGAAGCGCTCAAGGCAGCGATGACACCGAATACGGCGGCGTTTCTTGTCGAACCAATCCAAGGGGAAGCCGGCATCCGCATCCCGCCGCAAGGCTTTTTAAAAGCGGCCTATGACGTGTGCAAAGAACACAACGTGTTGTTCATCGCCGATGAAATCCAAACCGGGCTAGGACGGACGGGGAAGTTGTTTGCTTGCGACTGGGAAAATGTTGTGCCTGATATGTATATTTTAGGGAAAGCATTGGGCGGCGGGGTGTTCCCGATTTCGTGCGTCGTCGCCAACCGCGACATTTTGTCGGTGTTTGAACCGGGCTCGCACGGGTCGACGTTCGGCGGCAATCCGCTCGCTTGCGCGGTGTCGATCGCCGCGCTTGAGGTGATCGAAGAAGAGCGGCTGGCGGAGCGGTCGCTTGAGCTTGGCGAATATTTTTTGGCAAAGTTAAAGCAAATCGAAAACAAGGACATTAAAGAAATCCGCGGTCGCGGCTTGTTTATCGGCGTCGAGCTGCATGTGCCGGCGCGTCCGTATTGCGAAGCGCTGAAAGAACAAGGGCTGCTTTGCAAGGAGACGCATGAAACAGTCATTCGTTTCGCGCCGCCGCTTATCATTACAAAAGAAGAGCTTGATTGGGCGCTTGAGCGAATCGAGAAGGTATT
- a CDS encoding transposase, IS605 OrfB family, producing MYFCIKQQLNGLTKEEYLTLRELCHIAKNMYNVGLYNVRQYYFEHKEFLNYEKNYHLAKTNENYKLLNSNMAQQILKKVNEAFKSFFGLISLAKQGKYDHKAISIPKYLKKDGFHSLIIGQIRIDGNKFTIPYSRLFKKTHKPITITIPPVLLDKKIKQIEIIPKHHARFFEIQYKYEMPEDQRELNDQKALAIDLGLNNLATCVTSDGRSFIIDGRRLKSINQWFNKENARLQSIKDKQKIKGTTRKQALLAMNRNNKVNDYINKTCRYIINYCIENQIGKLVIGYAETWQRNMNLGKKTNQNFVNIPLGNIKEKLEYLCEFYGIEFLKQEESYTSQASFFDGDEIPEYNADNPKEYKFSGKRIKRGLYRTKSGKLINADVNGALNILKKSKAVDLSVLCSSGEVDTPQRIRIA from the coding sequence ATGTATTTTTGTATCAAACAACAGCTAAATGGTTTGACCAAAGAAGAATACTTGACTCTTCGAGAACTGTGCCATATTGCCAAGAACATGTACAACGTCGGATTGTACAATGTCAGACAATACTATTTTGAACACAAGGAATTTCTTAATTATGAGAAAAATTATCATCTTGCCAAAACTAACGAAAACTATAAGCTGTTAAACAGCAACATGGCACAGCAAATTTTAAAAAAGGTCAATGAAGCCTTTAAATCTTTCTTTGGTTTGATCAGTCTTGCCAAACAAGGAAAATATGACCACAAGGCTATCAGTATTCCAAAATATCTTAAAAAAGATGGCTTTCATTCACTGATCATTGGCCAGATTCGTATAGACGGCAACAAATTCACGATACCGTATTCTCGCCTATTTAAAAAGACTCACAAGCCTATCACGATAACGATTCCGCCTGTGTTACTGGACAAAAAGATTAAGCAGATTGAAATCATTCCTAAGCATCATGCCAGGTTCTTTGAGATTCAGTACAAATATGAAATGCCTGAAGATCAAAGAGAATTAAACGACCAAAAAGCACTGGCAATTGATTTAGGATTAAACAATCTTGCCACTTGTGTCACATCAGACGGCAGATCATTCATCATTGATGGGCGGAGATTAAAAAGTATAAATCAATGGTTTAACAAAGAAAATGCCAGACTTCAAAGCATAAAAGATAAGCAAAAAATCAAAGGCACCACTCGTAAACAGGCTTTGCTTGCTATGAATCGCAATAATAAAGTGAATGATTATATCAACAAGACTTGCCGTTACATCATTAACTACTGTATTGAAAATCAAATTGGCAAACTTGTCATTGGCTATGCGGAAACATGGCAACGCAATATGAATCTAGGAAAAAAGACAAATCAAAACTTTGTCAATATTCCTCTCGGTAACATAAAAGAAAAACTAGAATATCTTTGTGAATTTTACGGCATTGAATTCTTGAAACAGGAAGAATCCTATACGTCTCAAGCCAGCTTTTTTGACGGCGATGAGATTCCTGAATATAATGCCGACAATCCAAAAGAATATAAGTTCAGCGGCAAACGTATTAAGCGCGGCTTGTATCGAACAAAGTCTGGCAAACTAATTAATGCTGATGTCAATGGCGCATTAAACATCTTAAAGAAAAGTAAAGCTGTAGACCTGAGTGTCTTATGCTCTAGCGGCGAAGTGGACACGCCTCAAAGAATAAGGATTGCTTGA